A genomic stretch from Desulfolutivibrio sulfodismutans DSM 3696 includes:
- a CDS encoding outer membrane beta-barrel protein, whose translation MAGTIRTLSVVAVALALCLVMAQRPASAADVAAQGTFHITPEAGIYGAAQKGVNTIFTAGASAGYFVIDGLSLGAEFLYYNISQSDTADDVVAYYGGSRKFHDNVNGFGTNFLVRYYPIHQDGYALFLGTGIGGLFTDERTPSWQDGSQGAYSNWTLPVDLGLAINLSDSVSFDLTGRYQRIGFTNTGIDAFGGHAGLRISF comes from the coding sequence ATGGCCGGAACGATTCGCACGTTGTCCGTCGTGGCCGTTGCGTTGGCCCTGTGCCTGGTTATGGCCCAGCGTCCCGCCTCGGCCGCAGATGTGGCTGCCCAGGGGACGTTTCACATCACGCCGGAAGCGGGTATTTACGGCGCCGCTCAAAAGGGCGTGAACACCATTTTTACGGCCGGCGCCAGCGCGGGATACTTCGTCATCGACGGGTTGTCCCTGGGCGCTGAATTCCTGTACTACAACATCAGCCAGAGCGACACCGCCGACGATGTGGTCGCCTACTACGGCGGCAGCCGCAAGTTCCACGACAACGTCAACGGCTTCGGCACCAACTTCCTGGTCCGGTACTACCCGATCCACCAGGACGGATATGCCCTGTTCCTGGGCACCGGTATCGGTGGTCTGTTCACCGATGAGCGTACCCCGTCCTGGCAGGACGGCAGCCAGGGCGCCTACAGCAACTGGACCCTGCCCGTTGACCTTGGTCTGGCCATCAACCTGTCCGATTCCGTGAGCTTCGACCTGACGGGCCGGTATCAGCGCATTGGCTTCACCAACACCGGCATCGACGCCTTCGGCGGCCACGCCGGTCTGCGCATCAGCTTCTAG
- a CDS encoding MDR/zinc-dependent alcohol dehydrogenase-like family protein, whose amino-acid sequence MRAVSFSGQNQCLTDRAKPEPRPGQAVIRVTVAGICNTDVELAKGYMGFSGVPGHEFVGVVEAAPDAPQWIGRRVAADINWGCGVCPVCLATDARHCPNRTTLGIAGWDGAFAQWLVAPVANLHAVPDSVPDREAVFAEPLAAALEVSQQIHLTAKTRIAVLGDGKLGILIACALRHVCPGIVLIGKHARKLDVAARQGVSARLLADQEERRERFDVVVEATGREDGLARAMDLVRPEGTIVAKTTVAGTAPLSLARLVVDEISLVGSRCGDIALALHYLEQRLVDVTPLIEAEYDLEDFLEAFARASRPGTGKILVRIGS is encoded by the coding sequence ATGCGCGCGGTCTCTTTCTCAGGACAAAACCAATGCCTGACGGATCGGGCGAAGCCCGAGCCCCGGCCGGGTCAGGCGGTGATCCGGGTCACGGTGGCCGGCATCTGCAACACGGATGTGGAACTGGCCAAGGGCTACATGGGCTTTTCCGGGGTGCCCGGGCACGAATTCGTGGGGGTGGTGGAGGCCGCGCCCGACGCCCCACAGTGGATCGGCCGACGCGTGGCGGCGGACATCAACTGGGGCTGCGGCGTCTGTCCCGTCTGCCTGGCCACGGATGCCCGCCACTGTCCCAACCGGACCACCCTGGGCATCGCCGGATGGGACGGGGCCTTCGCCCAGTGGCTCGTGGCCCCGGTGGCCAATCTGCACGCCGTACCGGACTCGGTGCCCGACCGGGAGGCGGTCTTCGCCGAACCCCTGGCCGCCGCCCTGGAGGTGTCCCAGCAGATCCACCTGACGGCGAAAACCCGCATCGCGGTCCTGGGCGACGGCAAGCTCGGGATTCTTATCGCCTGCGCCCTGCGCCACGTCTGTCCCGGAATCGTGCTCATCGGCAAGCACGCCCGCAAGCTGGACGTGGCCGCCCGCCAAGGTGTGTCTGCCCGGCTTCTGGCGGACCAAGAGGAACGCCGGGAACGCTTCGACGTGGTGGTGGAGGCCACGGGCCGGGAGGACGGCCTGGCCCGGGCCATGGATCTGGTCCGGCCCGAGGGGACCATCGTGGCCAAGACCACGGTGGCCGGGACCGCCCCCTTAAGTCTGGCCAGACTGGTGGTGGACGAGATCAGCCTCGTGGGATCGAGGTGCGGGGACATCGCCCTGGCCCTGCACTACCTGGAGCAACGGCTGGTGGACGTGACCCCGCTTATCGAGGCCGAATACGATCTGGAGGATTTCCTGGAGGCCTTTGCCCGGGCCTCCCGCCCGGGGACCGGGAAGATCCTGGTGCGCATCGGATCGTAG
- a CDS encoding serine/threonine protein kinase yields the protein MTTVRELVERYQAKASLQSYGSVYQDTTEFMNIGYGDVIALGGRHYLVLRDEAERRFGMEDPKFWVKRCTELESGEKRILKLVFHERFNMKIGDMEVPCYRSPEKEARILDMTRGDPRFMQGFSLPDSAGNNVRVIEVVFGKRLDLAVDALDCDHPTYFAEHFPGILANFIEACEAIAFLHGKGERHGDIRRDHLFRHYDTGRYVWIDFDYTFDGSANPFGVDVFGLGNILLFLVGKGIHTAQSLAETPGGRELLSRVAPQDYSVMYRYRIMNLEKLFPYIPGPLCRVLQHYAVGSEVYYESARELLDDLRPCLDGLRAA from the coding sequence ATGACCACCGTCAGGGAACTTGTCGAACGATATCAGGCAAAGGCCTCGCTGCAAAGCTACGGCTCGGTCTACCAGGACACCACGGAATTCATGAACATCGGGTACGGGGACGTCATCGCCCTGGGCGGACGCCACTATCTGGTGCTGCGTGACGAGGCCGAACGGCGTTTCGGCATGGAAGATCCAAAATTCTGGGTCAAGCGCTGCACGGAACTCGAATCCGGCGAAAAGCGCATCCTCAAACTGGTTTTCCATGAACGGTTCAACATGAAGATCGGGGACATGGAGGTGCCCTGTTACCGCAGTCCCGAGAAGGAGGCCCGCATCCTGGACATGACCCGGGGCGATCCCAGGTTCATGCAGGGCTTTTCCCTGCCGGACAGCGCGGGCAACAACGTCCGGGTCATTGAGGTCGTTTTCGGCAAGCGCCTGGATCTGGCCGTGGACGCACTCGACTGCGACCACCCGACCTATTTTGCCGAGCATTTTCCCGGCATCCTGGCCAACTTCATTGAGGCCTGCGAGGCCATCGCCTTTTTGCACGGGAAGGGCGAACGCCACGGCGACATCCGGCGCGACCACCTGTTTCGGCACTACGACACCGGCCGTTACGTGTGGATCGACTTCGACTACACCTTTGACGGTTCAGCCAATCCCTTTGGCGTGGACGTCTTCGGCCTGGGCAACATCCTGCTGTTTTTGGTGGGCAAGGGCATCCACACCGCCCAAAGCCTGGCCGAAACCCCGGGGGGGCGTGAGCTCTTGTCCCGGGTGGCCCCGCAGGACTATTCGGTCATGTATCGCTACCGGATCATGAATCTGGAGAAGCTTTTTCCCTATATTCCCGGGCCACTGTGCCGGGTATTACAGCACTACGCCGTGGGCAGCGAGGTGTATTACGAATCCGCCCGGGAACTTTTGGACGATCTGCGGCCCTGTCTGGACGGGCTGCGGGCCGCGTAA
- a CDS encoding universal stress protein translates to MNGKHILVAVDGSQNSLRAADYVGEVVRGGPGFHIELVAVLVPPDRDIFPDPALFQAERDTRARDAAQALETAREGLLGKGMDPAIIGTRTMSCLDKDVAGTILAVRGECGCGTVVVGRRGLSKAEEFLLGSISSRVARHAKDFTVWVVG, encoded by the coding sequence ATGAACGGGAAACATATCCTTGTGGCCGTGGACGGATCGCAGAATTCCCTGCGCGCGGCGGACTACGTCGGGGAGGTGGTCCGTGGCGGCCCGGGATTTCACATCGAGCTGGTGGCGGTGCTCGTGCCTCCGGATCGGGACATCTTCCCCGATCCGGCCCTGTTTCAGGCCGAGCGGGACACCCGGGCCCGGGACGCCGCTCAGGCCCTGGAGACGGCCCGGGAAGGCCTGCTGGGCAAGGGGATGGACCCCGCCATCATCGGAACCCGGACCATGTCCTGCCTGGATAAGGATGTGGCCGGGACCATCCTGGCCGTGCGCGGGGAGTGCGGCTGCGGCACCGTGGTCGTGGGCCGCCGGGGCCTGTCCAAGGCCGAGGAGTTTTTGCTCGGCAGCATCTCCTCCCGGGTAGCCCGGCACGCCAAGGATTTCACCGTGTGGGTGGTGGGGTGA
- a CDS encoding RluA family pseudouridine synthase: MDACVASGAPGGLEELSVAAAGAGRLDAVWQGHLGEGGPTRGRLQDWIKNGRATVDGQVCRKPGQRLRGGERLTLSPDAPVVGIRPESGELAVIFADAHLVVLDKPAGLTVHPAPGRTDGTLVHLLAHHFPDLADLGGLRPGIVHRLDKDTSGILVVARTEAARLSLTESFAERRVKKTYLALVHGVPDPGQGMVTLPIGRDPVSKVKMAVVRKGGRPAVSRYRTVWADPRGRAALVEVDIETGRTHQIRVHMAALGHPLLGDAVYGPAQAATFRREAGAAGRLCRRQMLHAWRLSFPHPQTETPMSFERRPPPDFWRMPLLLARRTQRVGVVGAPGSGKSTLMGFLEAAGCPVFSADAAVAALYAPGGRRWIF; the protein is encoded by the coding sequence GTGGACGCGTGCGTTGCGTCCGGCGCGCCCGGGGGGCTGGAAGAGTTGTCCGTTGCCGCCGCCGGGGCCGGACGGCTCGATGCCGTCTGGCAGGGCCATCTGGGGGAAGGCGGCCCGACCCGGGGCCGCCTGCAGGACTGGATCAAAAACGGCCGGGCCACGGTGGACGGCCAAGTCTGCCGCAAGCCCGGCCAGCGCCTGCGCGGCGGGGAGCGCCTGACCCTTTCCCCGGACGCGCCCGTGGTCGGCATCCGCCCGGAGTCCGGGGAACTGGCCGTGATCTTCGCCGACGCCCACCTGGTGGTTCTGGACAAGCCCGCCGGACTCACCGTGCATCCCGCCCCCGGCCGGACGGACGGCACCCTGGTGCATCTTCTGGCCCATCATTTTCCCGATCTGGCCGACCTTGGCGGGCTTCGTCCGGGCATTGTACACCGCCTGGACAAGGACACCTCCGGGATTTTGGTCGTGGCCCGCACCGAGGCGGCCAGGCTGTCCCTGACCGAGAGCTTTGCCGAACGGCGGGTGAAAAAAACCTATCTGGCCCTGGTGCACGGCGTGCCCGACCCCGGACAGGGGATGGTCACCCTGCCCATCGGCCGCGATCCGGTGAGCAAGGTCAAGATGGCCGTGGTCCGCAAGGGCGGCCGCCCGGCCGTCAGCCGTTACCGCACGGTATGGGCCGATCCCCGGGGGCGGGCGGCGCTGGTGGAGGTGGACATCGAAACCGGCCGCACGCACCAGATCCGGGTGCATATGGCCGCTCTGGGGCATCCGCTCCTGGGAGACGCGGTGTACGGCCCGGCCCAGGCCGCAACCTTCCGGCGCGAGGCCGGGGCGGCGGGAAGATTGTGCCGTCGCCAGATGCTGCATGCCTGGCGGTTGTCCTTTCCGCATCCGCAGACGGAGACGCCCATGTCCTTTGAGCGGCGGCCGCCTCCCGATTTTTGGCGCATGCCGCTTCTTTTGGCCAGGCGGACCCAGCGGGTGGGGGTGGTGGGCGCGCCGGGCAGCGGCAAGTCCACGCTGATGGGTTTTCTGGAGGCCGCCGGATGCCCGGTTTTTTCCGCCGACGCCGCCGTGGCCGCCCTGTACGCCCCGGGGGGGCGGCGGTGGATCTTTTGA
- a CDS encoding dephospho-CoA kinase, whose protein sequence is MDLLTRRYGDRFLAASGREIDKDALRAAVVASESFRRELMDMVHPLVGHAHADFLAANRRARVAFAEAPLLFEAGWHQTGGFDVIVGVARDAPSREAALAARPGWTGETAARLEAGQWPEEKKLAHCHLVVDNTGDRASLRQRAGELLERLGRMRLASMRGMAADLAEAGYAPARLGRIAQGREGMR, encoded by the coding sequence GTGGATCTTTTGACCAGACGCTACGGCGACCGGTTTCTGGCGGCCTCGGGCCGGGAGATCGACAAGGACGCCTTGCGCGCGGCCGTGGTGGCCTCCGAATCCTTTCGCCGGGAACTCATGGACATGGTGCACCCGCTGGTGGGGCATGCCCATGCCGATTTTCTGGCTGCCAACCGGCGGGCTCGGGTGGCCTTTGCCGAGGCGCCGCTGCTTTTTGAGGCGGGCTGGCATCAGACCGGGGGCTTCGATGTGATCGTGGGCGTGGCCCGGGACGCGCCGTCCCGGGAGGCGGCCCTGGCGGCGCGCCCGGGATGGACCGGGGAGACGGCGGCGCGCCTGGAGGCCGGGCAGTGGCCCGAGGAGAAAAAACTGGCCCACTGTCATCTGGTGGTGGACAACACGGGGGACCGGGCGAGCTTGCGCCAGCGGGCCGGGGAGCTTCTGGAGAGGCTTGGCCGCATGCGCCTGGCGTCCATGCGGGGGATGGCCGCCGATCTGGCCGAGGCGGGCTATGCCCCGGCCAGGCTTGGCCGGATCGCACAAGGCCGGGAGGGCATGCGGTGA
- a CDS encoding rhomboid family intramembrane serine protease translates to MIPLRDNIPRERPPLVTWTIIALNTLLFFYELSLPDRILDVFFHLYGVVPARFTNPSFAAQAGFPDGGLESFVTYMFLHGGWLHFLLNMWVFWVFADNVEDVLGHAWFVVFYLVCGLAALLTHILVHPSSTVPVIGASGAVAGVMGAYFRLFPHARVTTLIPIVFIPFITELPATVFLGIWFAIQLFSGLSGSLDAGKSASVAFFAHVGGFVAGYLIMRMVGARRCRYCWRPGEGRYEDPDRSR, encoded by the coding sequence GTGATTCCGCTTCGCGACAATATTCCCCGGGAGCGGCCGCCCCTGGTCACCTGGACCATCATTGCCCTGAACACGCTGCTTTTTTTCTACGAGCTGTCGCTGCCGGACCGCATTCTGGACGTGTTTTTCCATCTGTACGGGGTGGTCCCGGCCCGGTTCACCAACCCGTCCTTCGCGGCCCAGGCCGGGTTTCCCGACGGCGGCCTTGAGAGCTTCGTTACCTACATGTTTTTGCACGGCGGCTGGCTGCATTTTCTGCTCAACATGTGGGTGTTCTGGGTCTTTGCGGACAACGTGGAGGACGTGCTCGGGCATGCCTGGTTTGTGGTTTTCTATCTCGTCTGCGGGCTGGCCGCGCTTTTAACCCACATCCTTGTCCATCCGTCCTCGACGGTGCCGGTCATCGGGGCCTCGGGGGCCGTGGCCGGGGTCATGGGGGCGTACTTCCGGCTTTTCCCCCACGCCAGGGTAACGACGCTGATCCCCATCGTCTTTATTCCGTTTATCACGGAGCTTCCGGCCACGGTGTTTTTGGGGATATGGTTCGCCATCCAGCTTTTCTCCGGATTGTCCGGTTCGCTTGATGCCGGGAAAAGCGCCTCGGTGGCCTTTTTCGCCCATGTGGGGGGATTTGTGGCTGGATACCTCATCATGCGGATGGTCGGGGCCAGACGCTGTCGGTACTGCTGGCGGCCCGGCGAGGGGCGCTACGAGGATCCGGACAGGTCGCGTTGA
- a CDS encoding S24 family peptidase has protein sequence MSSPRNREESCAPRILPVCLSEGETGPVADVINAESLVIPDQFRDRDLLVVRMDGDGLAPAIRRGAYVGLDRSVKRLRSGRIYGVMAPLEGLVIKRALLDPETKTVILSDEQKKQPPYRFTPEEFQRRVVGRVAWVFQEF, from the coding sequence ATGTCGTCCCCCCGAAACCGAGAAGAATCCTGCGCCCCGCGCATCCTCCCCGTCTGCCTTTCGGAAGGCGAGACCGGGCCTGTTGCGGACGTCATCAACGCCGAGAGCCTGGTGATCCCGGACCAGTTCCGGGACAGGGATCTGTTGGTGGTGCGCATGGACGGCGACGGGCTGGCCCCGGCCATCCGCCGCGGGGCCTATGTGGGACTTGACCGCTCGGTGAAGCGGCTTCGCTCCGGCAGGATCTACGGGGTCATGGCCCCCCTGGAAGGATTGGTGATCAAGCGGGCCCTGCTGGACCCGGAGACCAAGACGGTCATCCTGTCCGACGAACAAAAAAAGCAGCCCCCCTATCGCTTCACCCCCGAGGAATTCCAGCGCCGGGTGGTGGGGCGGGTGGCCTGGGTCTTTCAGGAATTCTAG
- a CDS encoding FAD/NAD(P)-binding protein → MNPASPYLPLPVRLTKARFDTPDKSLRTFGVAFEDPAHAASFRYRPGQFAELSVAGFGEAPIGIASSPTEGPELLFTVSRIGVVTSALHALEPGDRFGVRGPLGNGYPLAELVGKDIVVVAGGYAVTTLRSAMVWLLDPAHRAHYGRITFVYGARSPELLLYQDVWRQWMQRADVDCRVTIDNACQGWDCLVGFVPRVLKDLAPSPENAAALVCGPPAMIRFSLPVFEDLGWQPEQIFMSLENRMKCGIGLCGRCNVGNRYVCKDGPVFTKAELDRLPPEY, encoded by the coding sequence ATGAATCCCGCAAGCCCCTATCTGCCCCTTCCCGTGCGCCTGACGAAGGCCCGTTTCGACACCCCGGACAAGAGCCTGCGCACCTTCGGCGTGGCCTTTGAAGATCCGGCCCATGCCGCGTCCTTCCGCTACCGTCCGGGGCAGTTCGCGGAACTGTCCGTGGCGGGTTTCGGCGAGGCCCCCATCGGCATCGCCTCAAGCCCCACCGAAGGCCCGGAACTGCTCTTCACGGTCAGCCGCATCGGCGTGGTCACCTCGGCCCTGCATGCCCTTGAGCCGGGCGACCGCTTCGGGGTGCGCGGCCCCCTGGGCAACGGCTATCCCCTGGCGGAGCTTGTCGGCAAGGACATCGTGGTGGTGGCCGGGGGCTACGCCGTGACCACCCTGCGCAGCGCCATGGTCTGGCTGCTCGATCCGGCCCACCGCGCACATTACGGCCGCATCACCTTCGTCTACGGGGCCCGGTCCCCGGAGCTTCTGCTCTACCAGGATGTCTGGCGGCAGTGGATGCAGCGAGCCGACGTGGACTGCCGGGTGACCATCGACAACGCCTGCCAGGGCTGGGACTGCCTGGTGGGTTTCGTGCCCCGGGTGCTCAAGGATCTGGCCCCCTCCCCGGAAAACGCGGCCGCCCTGGTGTGCGGGCCTCCGGCCATGATCCGCTTCAGCCTGCCGGTGTTCGAAGATCTGGGCTGGCAACCGGAACAGATATTCATGAGCCTGGAAAACCGCATGAAATGCGGCATCGGCCTCTGCGGCCGGTGCAACGTGGGCAACCGCTACGTCTGCAAGGACGGGCCGGTGTTCACCAAGGCGGAATTGGACCGCCTGCCTCCGGAATACTGA